One genomic region from Cyanobium usitatum str. Tous encodes:
- the rplF gene encoding 50S ribosomal protein L6, which produces MSRIGKAPIPLPDKVSVSLNGLAVTVKGPKGELSRTLPEGVQISQDGNTLVVSPSSENRRSRERHGLCRTLVANMVEGVSQGYTRKLEIIGVGYRAAVQGTKLVVSAGYSHQVEMVPPEGVTFAVEGNTTVFVSGANKELVGNEAAKVRAIRPPEPYKGKGIKYEGERILRKAGKTGKK; this is translated from the coding sequence ATGTCTCGTATTGGTAAAGCGCCGATTCCCCTCCCCGACAAGGTGAGTGTCAGCCTTAATGGCTTGGCGGTCACCGTGAAGGGTCCTAAAGGCGAACTCAGCCGCACCCTGCCCGAAGGGGTGCAGATCTCCCAGGACGGCAACACCCTGGTGGTGAGCCCCAGCAGCGAAAACCGTCGCTCCCGCGAGCGCCACGGTCTCTGCCGCACGCTTGTCGCCAACATGGTGGAAGGCGTCAGCCAGGGATACACCCGCAAGCTGGAAATCATTGGCGTGGGCTACCGCGCCGCCGTCCAAGGCACAAAGCTTGTGGTCTCAGCTGGCTACAGCCACCAAGTGGAGATGGTGCCCCCCGAGGGCGTCACCTTCGCCGTAGAGGGAAACACCACCGTGTTTGTCTCCGGTGCCAACAAGGAATTGGTGGGCAACGAAGCTGCCAAGGTGCGTGCCATTCGTCCGCCTGAGCCTTACAAGGGCAAGGGCATCAAGTACGAGGGTGAGCGCATCCTGCGCAAGGCCGGTAAGACCGGTAAGAAATGA
- the rpmC gene encoding 50S ribosomal protein L29, which translates to MAKPNIADARKLTGEQINEQVNATRRELFELRFQQATRRLENTHRFKEARIKLAHLMTVQQEQQRSAATAASAS; encoded by the coding sequence ATGGCAAAACCAAACATCGCCGATGCGCGCAAGCTCACCGGTGAACAGATCAACGAACAGGTCAACGCCACCCGGCGTGAACTGTTTGAGTTGCGCTTCCAGCAAGCCACCCGCCGGCTGGAAAATACTCACCGCTTCAAGGAGGCTCGCATCAAGCTGGCCCACCTGATGACGGTGCAGCAGGAGCAGCAACGCTCCGCCGCCACGGCTGCTTCAGCCTCCTGA
- the rplD gene encoding 50S ribosomal protein L4: MANCVIRDWQGKEAGKAALELKVAKESSATDLVHRAVVRQLANARQGTASTLTRAEVAGGGRKPYKQKGTGRARQGSIRTPLRPGGGVVFGPKPRSYTVAMNRKERRLALRTALMSRIDDITVVKGFGVGLDTPKTKEITAGLGRLGIEAGTKVLVVLDGASEAVRRSVRNLEKVKLIAADQLNVFDLLHANKLVVSEEALAKIQEVYGDG, encoded by the coding sequence ATGGCTAATTGTGTAATTCGCGACTGGCAAGGCAAGGAGGCCGGCAAGGCTGCCCTTGAGCTCAAAGTCGCTAAGGAATCGTCTGCCACAGACTTGGTGCATCGCGCCGTGGTGCGTCAGTTGGCCAATGCCCGTCAGGGCACAGCCAGCACGCTTACCCGCGCTGAAGTAGCCGGTGGCGGCCGCAAGCCCTACAAGCAAAAGGGCACAGGTCGGGCTCGCCAAGGCTCGATTCGAACCCCGCTCCGCCCCGGCGGTGGTGTGGTGTTTGGTCCCAAGCCCCGCAGCTACACCGTGGCGATGAACCGCAAGGAGCGTCGCCTGGCCCTGCGCACCGCCCTGATGAGTCGCATCGACGACATCACCGTGGTCAAGGGCTTTGGCGTTGGGCTCGATACCCCCAAAACCAAGGAAATCACCGCCGGCCTGGGCCGGCTTGGTATCGAAGCCGGCACCAAGGTGCTGGTGGTGCTCGACGGAGCCTCCGAGGCCGTGCGCCGCTCGGTGCGCAACCTCGAGAAGGTCAAGCTGATCGCTGCGGATCAGCTCAACGTGTTTGATTTGCTCCACGCCAACAAGTTGGTGGTGAGCGAGGAAGCACTCGCGAAGATTCAGGAGGTCTACGGCGATGGCTGA
- the rplE gene encoding 50S ribosomal protein L5, producing the protein MSLKKRYRESIQPKLLKDLNLSNIHEVPKVVKVTINRGLGEAAQNAKALEASITELATITGQKVVVTRAKKAIAGFKIRQGMPIGVAVTLRGERMYAFLERLINLALPRIRDFRGVSPKSFDGRGNYTLGIREQIIFPEISFDKIDAIRGMDVTIVTNARNDEEGRALLREMGMPFRSN; encoded by the coding sequence ATGTCACTGAAAAAGCGCTACCGGGAGTCGATTCAGCCCAAACTCCTCAAGGACCTGAATCTCTCCAATATTCACGAAGTTCCCAAGGTGGTGAAAGTCACCATCAACAGGGGCCTCGGTGAAGCCGCCCAGAATGCCAAAGCCCTCGAGGCCTCAATCACCGAACTGGCCACAATCACTGGCCAAAAAGTGGTGGTGACTCGAGCCAAAAAGGCAATCGCCGGCTTCAAAATTCGCCAGGGGATGCCAATCGGTGTCGCCGTCACCCTGCGTGGTGAGCGGATGTATGCCTTCCTGGAGCGCCTGATCAATCTTGCTCTGCCCCGCATCCGCGACTTCCGCGGTGTGAGCCCCAAGAGCTTTGACGGCCGGGGGAATTACACCCTGGGGATCCGCGAACAAATCATTTTCCCTGAGATCTCCTTCGACAAAATCGATGCGATCCGGGGGATGGACGTCACGATTGTGACCAACGCCCGTAACGACGAAGAGGGCAGGGCCCTCCTCCGCGAGATGGGAATGCCGTTCCGCAGCAACTGA
- the rplN gene encoding 50S ribosomal protein L14, with protein sequence MIQQETYLNVADNSGAKRIQCIRVLGTNRRYAHVGDVIVAAVKDAMPNMGVKKSDVVKAVVVRTKATLRRDTGNSIRFDDNAAVILGNDNNPKGTRVFGPVARELRERNFTKIVSLAPEVI encoded by the coding sequence ATGATCCAACAAGAAACCTATTTAAACGTCGCTGATAACAGCGGCGCCAAGCGCATCCAATGCATCCGGGTGCTCGGCACCAACCGTCGCTACGCCCACGTGGGCGACGTGATCGTGGCAGCCGTCAAGGATGCCATGCCCAACATGGGTGTCAAAAAATCGGATGTGGTCAAGGCCGTAGTGGTGCGCACCAAAGCCACCCTGCGCCGTGACACCGGCAATTCAATCCGGTTTGACGACAACGCAGCCGTGATCTTGGGTAACGACAACAACCCCAAGGGAACCCGAGTCTTCGGCCCGGTTGCCCGTGAACTGCGCGAGCGCAACTTCACCAAGATCGTTTCCCTCGCTCCGGAGGTCATCTGA
- the rplP gene encoding 50S ribosomal protein L16 encodes MLSPRRVKFRKQQRGRMRGVATRGNTIAFGEFALQAQECGWITSRQIEASRRAMTRHVKRGGKIWIRIFPDKPVTMRAAETRMGSGKGNPEFWVAVIKPGRILFEMGGAEITPEIAKEAMRLAQFKLPLKTKFLSLADQETAAPVEA; translated from the coding sequence ATGCTGAGTCCAAGACGCGTCAAATTCCGCAAACAACAGCGAGGCCGCATGCGCGGTGTCGCTACCCGGGGCAACACGATTGCCTTCGGGGAGTTTGCACTGCAGGCCCAGGAATGTGGCTGGATCACCTCCCGCCAGATTGAAGCCAGCCGCCGAGCCATGACCCGCCACGTCAAACGCGGCGGCAAGATCTGGATCCGGATCTTCCCTGACAAACCAGTCACCATGCGCGCCGCCGAAACCCGTATGGGTTCCGGTAAGGGCAACCCGGAATTCTGGGTGGCCGTTATCAAACCGGGGCGCATTCTGTTTGAGATGGGTGGTGCTGAAATCACCCCCGAGATCGCCAAGGAAGCCATGCGCCTGGCGCAGTTCAAGCTTCCTCTCAAGACCAAATTCCTGAGCCTGGCGGATCAGGAAACTGCAGCCCCAGTGGAGGCCTGA
- the rplX gene encoding 50S ribosomal protein L24, giving the protein MATATPKAKPAERIKMRLKKGDTVQLISGKDKGKTGEVLRTLPYENRVVVQGINLRTRHVKPTQEGESGRIVTEEASVHASNVMLYSSSKQVASRVEIVVEKDGTKKRRLKKTGEILD; this is encoded by the coding sequence ATGGCGACCGCAACTCCCAAGGCAAAACCCGCTGAGCGCATCAAGATGCGCCTCAAAAAGGGTGACACCGTCCAGCTGATCTCCGGCAAGGACAAGGGCAAAACCGGAGAGGTGCTACGCACCCTTCCCTATGAAAATCGTGTCGTAGTGCAGGGAATCAACCTGCGCACCCGCCACGTCAAGCCCACCCAGGAAGGCGAGAGTGGCCGCATCGTCACCGAGGAAGCCTCTGTGCATGCCTCGAATGTGATGCTCTACTCCAGCTCAAAACAGGTGGCAAGCCGCGTCGAAATCGTGGTGGAGAAAGACGGCACTAAAAAGCGTCGCCTCAAGAAGACAGGAGAAATCCTCGATTGA
- the rpsH gene encoding 30S ribosomal protein S8, whose product MANHDPISDMLTRIRNASEKRHETTKIPASRLVRNVANVLQQEGFIAAITEEGEGVMKHLVLELKYSGKHRQPTIRSVQRVSKPGLRIYKNNRQLPKVLGGLGVAIISTSKGVMSDRDARKQGVGGEVLCYVY is encoded by the coding sequence ATGGCCAATCACGACCCAATTTCAGACATGCTCACCCGCATTCGCAATGCGAGTGAGAAGCGCCACGAGACCACCAAGATTCCTGCATCCCGACTGGTGCGTAACGTCGCCAATGTGCTGCAGCAGGAAGGCTTCATTGCCGCAATCACCGAAGAAGGTGAAGGCGTCATGAAGCACTTGGTGCTTGAGCTCAAGTACAGCGGCAAGCATCGCCAGCCCACGATTCGCTCTGTCCAGCGAGTCAGCAAGCCAGGCCTGCGCATTTACAAGAACAACCGCCAGCTGCCCAAAGTTTTGGGCGGCCTGGGAGTTGCCATCATCTCTACGTCGAAAGGGGTGATGAGCGACCGCGATGCCCGTAAGCAGGGCGTCGGTGGCGAAGTGCTTTGCTACGTCTACTGA
- the rplB gene encoding 50S ribosomal protein L2, with amino-acid sequence MAIRKYRPITPGTRTRVASDFSEVTGRERERGLVVAKHRRKGRNNRGVITCRHRGGGHKRLYRIVDFRRDKLGVVAKVAAIHYDPHRNARLALLFYVDGEKRYILAPAGIEIGQQVISGPESPIETGNALPLSAIPLGSSVHNVELYAGRGGQMVRTAGASAQVVAKEGDYVALKLPSTEVRLVRRECYATLGEVGNSEVRNTSLGKAGRKRWLGRRPEVRGSVMNPCDHPHGGGEGRAPIGRAGPVTPWGKPALGYKTRKRNKPSNRFVLRKRRRTSKRSRGGRDS; translated from the coding sequence ATGGCTATCCGTAAATACCGACCCATCACCCCCGGCACCCGTACTCGTGTCGCCAGTGACTTCTCCGAAGTAACTGGCCGCGAACGGGAGCGAGGCTTGGTGGTCGCCAAACACCGCCGCAAAGGCCGCAACAACCGTGGCGTGATCACCTGCCGCCACCGCGGCGGTGGTCACAAGCGCCTCTACCGCATCGTCGACTTCCGCCGCGACAAGCTCGGAGTCGTCGCCAAAGTGGCGGCCATTCACTACGACCCGCACCGCAACGCCCGCCTGGCTCTGCTCTTCTACGTCGATGGCGAGAAGCGCTACATCCTGGCTCCGGCTGGCATTGAGATCGGCCAACAGGTGATCTCCGGACCCGAGTCGCCGATTGAGACGGGCAATGCCCTGCCTCTATCTGCCATTCCCCTCGGCTCCAGCGTCCACAACGTTGAGCTCTATGCCGGGCGGGGCGGCCAGATGGTCCGCACCGCTGGTGCCAGTGCCCAGGTGGTTGCAAAAGAGGGCGACTACGTAGCCCTCAAGCTGCCTTCCACCGAGGTGCGCCTGGTGCGCCGCGAGTGCTACGCCACCCTTGGTGAAGTTGGCAACTCCGAAGTGCGCAACACCAGCTTGGGCAAGGCTGGTCGCAAGCGCTGGCTTGGTCGCCGGCCTGAAGTACGCGGCTCGGTGATGAACCCCTGCGACCACCCTCACGGTGGTGGTGAGGGCCGCGCCCCGATCGGCCGCGCCGGTCCGGTCACCCCCTGGGGCAAGCCAGCCCTTGGCTACAAAACCCGTAAGCGGAACAAACCCAGCAATCGGTTTGTGCTCCGGAAACGTCGCCGTACCTCCAAACGGAGCCGTGGCGGACGCGATTCCTGA
- the rpsQ gene encoding 30S ribosomal protein S17 has translation MALKERVGTVVSDKMDKTVVVAVENRFPHPIYQKTVSRTTRYKAHDEANSCKVGDRVRITETRPLSRTKRWTVAEVLTNSTAG, from the coding sequence ATGGCACTCAAGGAAAGGGTCGGCACCGTCGTCAGCGACAAGATGGACAAAACGGTGGTGGTGGCGGTGGAAAACCGCTTCCCCCATCCCATCTATCAAAAGACGGTCAGCCGCACCACCCGATACAAAGCCCACGATGAAGCGAACAGCTGCAAAGTGGGTGACCGGGTTCGCATCACCGAGACCCGCCCGCTCAGTCGCACCAAGCGCTGGACCGTGGCCGAAGTTCTCACCAACAGCACCGCCGGTTGA
- the rpsS gene encoding 30S ribosomal protein S19, producing MGRSLKKGPFVADSLLRKVEKQNGADDKSVIKTWSRASTILPMMIGHTIAVHNGKSHVPVYVTEQMVGHKLGEFAPTRTFRGHIKDKKGGR from the coding sequence ATGGGACGTTCGCTCAAAAAAGGACCGTTTGTTGCCGACAGCCTGCTTCGCAAGGTTGAAAAGCAAAACGGCGCAGATGACAAGTCCGTGATCAAAACCTGGTCACGCGCTTCCACCATCCTGCCGATGATGATCGGCCACACCATTGCTGTTCACAACGGCAAATCCCATGTTCCCGTCTACGTGACGGAACAGATGGTGGGCCACAAACTCGGGGAATTTGCCCCCACCCGCACCTTCCGGGGCCACATCAAGGATAAGAAAGGAGGCCGCTGA
- the rplC gene encoding 50S ribosomal protein L3, producing MSIGILGKKLGMSQFFNDEGKSIPVTLIEAGPCRITQLKSTSTDGYNAVQLGFGDIREKLVNKPAKGHLAKSGDEVLRHLKEYRVDSVDGLELGGSISVTAFEPGQKVDVSGDTMGRGFSGLQKRHGFSRGPMTHGSKNHREPGSIGAGTTPGRVYPGKRMAGRYGGKQITTRGLVILKVDVERNLLVVKGSVPGKPGALLNIRPANRVGAKAGN from the coding sequence ATGTCTATCGGCATTCTTGGGAAGAAATTGGGCATGTCCCAGTTCTTCAACGACGAGGGCAAGTCCATCCCGGTCACCTTGATCGAGGCGGGTCCTTGCCGCATCACCCAACTCAAAAGCACCAGCACCGACGGCTACAACGCCGTTCAGCTTGGTTTTGGCGACATTCGCGAAAAACTCGTGAACAAGCCAGCCAAGGGGCACCTAGCCAAATCTGGTGATGAGGTCCTGCGCCACCTGAAGGAATATCGGGTCGACAGCGTGGATGGCCTTGAGCTGGGTGGCTCCATCTCCGTGACGGCCTTTGAGCCTGGTCAAAAGGTTGATGTGAGCGGCGACACCATGGGCCGTGGCTTTTCCGGCCTCCAAAAGCGCCACGGCTTCAGCCGGGGCCCCATGACCCACGGTTCCAAGAACCACCGAGAGCCTGGCTCGATCGGCGCCGGCACCACGCCGGGCCGCGTCTACCCCGGCAAGCGCATGGCGGGCCGCTACGGCGGCAAACAAATCACCACCCGCGGCCTCGTCATCCTCAAAGTGGATGTAGAGCGCAACTTGCTGGTAGTGAAGGGTTCGGTGCCCGGCAAGCCTGGCGCCCTGCTCAACATCCGCCCGGCGAACCGGGTGGGCGCCAAAGCCGGGAACTGA
- a CDS encoding 50S ribosomal protein L23 has protein sequence MAERFSSRLADVIRRPLITEKATRALEQNQYTFEVDPRAAKPDIKAAVEQLFDVKVIGISTMNPPRRSRRVGRFAGKRAQVKKAVVRLAEGNAIQLFPES, from the coding sequence ATGGCTGAACGTTTTTCGAGCCGGCTTGCGGATGTGATCCGTCGGCCGCTGATCACCGAGAAGGCCACCCGGGCCCTCGAGCAGAACCAGTACACCTTTGAGGTGGACCCTCGGGCTGCAAAACCCGACATCAAGGCTGCCGTTGAACAGCTGTTCGACGTCAAAGTCATCGGCATCAGCACCATGAATCCCCCTCGCCGCTCCAGGCGGGTGGGCCGCTTCGCCGGCAAACGTGCCCAAGTGAAGAAAGCAGTGGTGCGCCTCGCCGAAGGCAATGCCATCCAGCTGTTCCCTGAGTCCTGA
- the rpsC gene encoding 30S ribosomal protein S3, with the protein MGHKIHPTGLRLGITQEHRSRWYAPSKTYPILLQEDDRIRKFIHKKYGAAGISDVLIARKADQLEVELKTARPGVLVGRQGSGIEELRTGIQKTLGDANRQVRINVVEVERVDADSFLLAEYIAQQLEKRVAFRRVIRMAVQRAQRAGVLGLKIMVAGRLNGAEIARTEWTREGRVPLHTLRADIDYATKLASTTYGVLGIKVWIFKGEVLPGQKEQLPVGAAPRRRTSRQPQQFEDRSNKE; encoded by the coding sequence ATGGGACACAAGATCCATCCAACCGGCCTGCGCCTGGGGATTACCCAGGAACACCGCTCGCGTTGGTACGCCCCCAGTAAGACCTATCCAATCCTGCTTCAGGAAGACGACCGCATTCGCAAGTTCATCCACAAGAAGTACGGCGCCGCAGGCATCAGCGATGTGCTGATTGCCCGCAAGGCCGATCAACTGGAAGTTGAACTCAAGACCGCTCGTCCCGGCGTGCTTGTTGGCCGTCAGGGCAGCGGCATTGAAGAGCTGCGCACCGGTATTCAGAAAACCCTCGGCGATGCCAACCGTCAGGTGCGCATCAACGTGGTGGAGGTCGAGCGGGTCGATGCCGACTCGTTCCTGCTGGCCGAGTACATCGCTCAGCAACTGGAGAAGCGCGTTGCCTTCCGCCGCGTCATCCGCATGGCCGTGCAACGGGCCCAGCGGGCTGGAGTGCTCGGCCTGAAAATCATGGTGGCCGGCCGCCTCAACGGCGCCGAGATCGCCCGGACCGAATGGACCCGGGAAGGTCGAGTGCCCCTACACACCCTGCGTGCCGACATCGACTACGCAACCAAGCTGGCCAGCACCACCTACGGAGTGCTGGGAATCAAGGTGTGGATTTTCAAAGGCGAGGTGCTACCTGGCCAGAAAGAGCAGCTGCCCGTGGGTGCTGCGCCCCGCCGCCGGACCAGCCGGCAGCCGCAACAGTTTGAAGACCGCTCTAACAAAGAGTGA
- the rplV gene encoding 50S ribosomal protein L22: MANTPSNQALAHGRFIRGSVSKVRRVLDQIRGRSYREALIMLEFMPYRSTGPITKVLRSAVANAENNLGLDPSTLVIASAIADMGPCLKRFRPRAQGRAFAIKKQTCHISIAVAPST, translated from the coding sequence ATGGCAAACACACCTTCCAACCAGGCTCTCGCCCACGGCCGCTTCATCCGCGGTTCCGTATCCAAGGTGCGAAGAGTTCTCGACCAGATCCGTGGCCGCAGCTATCGCGAGGCCCTGATCATGCTCGAGTTCATGCCTTACCGCTCCACCGGCCCCATCACCAAGGTGTTGCGCTCGGCTGTTGCTAACGCCGAGAACAATCTCGGCCTGGACCCCTCGACCTTGGTGATCGCTTCAGCGATCGCCGACATGGGTCCCTGCCTGAAGCGCTTCCGCCCCCGCGCCCAGGGTCGTGCCTTCGCGATCAAAAAGCAAACCTGCCACATCAGCATTGCTGTGGCTCCTTCCACCTAA